From a region of the Marinomonas mediterranea MMB-1 genome:
- a CDS encoding GNAT family N-acetyltransferase has translation MRIQVDNLESNDITELLTFHHESMLSLSPPESAHALDLEEMKDPSITLWSVWIDNELAGCGALKELDARHAEIKSMRTSPKFLRRGVASKMLAFIIDEAKARNYNLLSLETGTPEPFLPAQKLYLSQGFEYCPPFANYEEDPYSVYMNKVL, from the coding sequence ATGCGTATACAGGTCGATAATCTAGAAAGTAATGACATTACAGAGTTACTTACCTTCCATCACGAAAGTATGTTGTCTTTAAGTCCGCCTGAAAGTGCTCATGCTTTAGACCTTGAAGAGATGAAAGATCCCAGTATCACGCTGTGGTCCGTTTGGATCGATAATGAACTGGCTGGCTGTGGCGCCTTAAAGGAGTTGGATGCGCGTCATGCTGAAATTAAATCCATGCGGACTTCCCCAAAGTTTCTTCGACGTGGCGTCGCATCAAAGATGCTTGCGTTCATCATTGACGAAGCGAAGGCTCGAAATTACAACCTGCTGAGTTTAGAAACTGGCACGCCAGAGCCTTTTTTGCCAGCGCAAAAGCTCTACCTTTCTCAAGGTTTTGAGTATTGTCCGCCCTTTGCAAACTATGAAGAAGATCCGTACAGCGTTTATATGAATAAGGTACTTTAA
- a CDS encoding cache domain-containing protein encodes MKLSRLINLITVIIAVGMVVFCTLMFQASKNNLIEARKHEATELLRFAKQLAEYEINRFERGELSKPEAEFEIATLLSKFSKGSSFIWANDHNAIARVHVKDDVIGKFQSSYAKYISALRDNEFHFIIGESRKPSSDELFLKLNTMTLIPKWDWMIGYGLYMDELNVQAWELSTPYFIAAFLTLMLMLIIVRVLLSRIQKSIGTEPYTLKQHIEGMERGNLTHAFSSVAKDSILSALTLLNKSLNGTFLDLRNKASNLNNDVKLSESSLEKLSQSIDKNRRHQQEIRVYLEKCSVAGNEYTDLIATLAPVTVKLHESAKQCFTDSERSDIALSDLRALINENKQRSEFLKRLSSKLLDTITQLRESNTSYEGSNANAGLIHHLEHLVNEELSELDSLSRAFLSAEEYLNFALDSALTEKVTQTYKSSTNIMQVCQEFNAFKDALDNNHKTKIQMIEQLEKDLISLAEENEKLTTLVQGLGSTSQKLENDLSSYKL; translated from the coding sequence ATGAAACTTTCTCGACTGATTAACTTAATCACTGTGATCATAGCGGTTGGAATGGTTGTGTTTTGCACCTTGATGTTCCAAGCGTCAAAAAACAACCTAATCGAGGCAAGGAAGCATGAAGCAACGGAACTACTCAGATTCGCGAAGCAACTCGCCGAATACGAAATAAACCGATTCGAACGAGGTGAGCTATCAAAACCAGAAGCGGAATTTGAAATAGCGACCCTATTAAGCAAATTTTCAAAAGGCTCTTCCTTTATTTGGGCAAACGATCATAACGCCATTGCTAGGGTACATGTAAAAGACGATGTCATCGGAAAATTTCAATCGTCTTATGCGAAGTACATATCGGCTTTAAGAGACAATGAATTTCACTTTATCATAGGTGAAAGCCGTAAACCCTCCTCTGACGAGTTGTTCTTAAAGCTGAATACTATGACGCTTATTCCTAAGTGGGACTGGATGATAGGTTATGGCCTTTATATGGATGAGCTAAACGTGCAAGCGTGGGAGCTATCCACACCGTATTTTATCGCCGCTTTCTTAACCCTTATGTTAATGCTCATTATCGTTCGAGTTTTATTAAGTAGAATACAAAAATCGATCGGAACAGAACCCTATACATTAAAACAACACATTGAAGGCATGGAGCGAGGCAATTTAACCCACGCTTTTTCCAGTGTTGCAAAAGACAGCATTCTAAGCGCCTTAACGCTGTTAAATAAAAGCCTGAATGGAACCTTTTTAGACCTACGCAACAAAGCAAGCAATCTAAACAATGACGTAAAATTAAGTGAATCCAGCTTAGAAAAATTATCTCAGAGTATTGATAAAAATAGACGTCACCAACAAGAGATTCGTGTCTACTTAGAAAAATGCAGTGTCGCTGGAAATGAATACACGGACCTTATCGCAACACTCGCTCCTGTAACGGTCAAACTACATGAAAGTGCTAAGCAATGCTTTACTGACTCTGAACGCAGTGACATCGCGTTGTCGGATCTACGTGCGTTAATCAACGAAAACAAACAACGGTCTGAATTTCTAAAGCGTCTATCCAGTAAGTTGCTCGACACGATTACACAATTACGAGAATCAAACACGTCTTACGAAGGCAGTAATGCAAACGCAGGGTTAATTCATCACTTAGAACACCTTGTTAATGAAGAGCTCAGCGAACTGGACTCACTTTCGCGAGCCTTTCTTTCGGCCGAGGAATACCTCAACTTCGCTTTGGATTCAGCGTTAACTGAAAAAGTCACACAAACATACAAATCGTCGACCAACATAATGCAAGTTTGCCAGGAGTTTAACGCGTTCAAAGACGCATTAGATAACAACCATAAAACAAAAATTCAAATGATAGAGCAATTAGAAAAAGACTTAATTAGTTTGGCAGAAGAAAATGAGAAACTGACTACCCTCGTCCAAGGTTTAGGAAGTACCTCTCAAAAACTGGAAAACGACTTAAGCTCATATAAGCTTTAG
- a CDS encoding carbohydrate porin, whose product MKKTSLYVAVVSGLIAMNSAYASPSFDADFEINTDIKNQSGSNDSSVNGTTYDQNGRVALNIASEHTSGDNFIKSKGTLLVSTDGSTGIDDAFIQLGNDSFDAQFGRFEAINLFPLGKDTIVEHAGGVTVYQGNKVRGRAGDDGGQIALNIKSSDALSFQLATIYGDDDANGDDNTAFSGIRPTVTYATDGMSISAGFEQIKYDGTSSTNDVSQSGFSITANFDVGGANINLSAAKMEDDESKQEVMSWAANMTSGDFGVGIISSNEDNATGDDPSVLTTYAAYTMPLLDIDAASMTLAASYSKADKVAATTNDETIATRLRFNYAF is encoded by the coding sequence ATGAAGAAAACCTCCCTATACGTTGCCGTTGTCTCGGGACTAATTGCTATGAATAGCGCCTACGCTAGCCCATCATTTGACGCAGACTTCGAGATAAACACAGACATTAAAAATCAAAGTGGCAGCAATGATTCAAGCGTTAACGGCACGACATACGATCAAAACGGTCGAGTAGCGCTCAACATAGCCTCAGAACATACATCCGGTGATAATTTTATAAAGTCTAAGGGAACCTTGCTTGTTTCTACGGATGGCTCCACAGGCATCGACGATGCATTTATTCAATTAGGCAATGACTCCTTTGACGCTCAATTTGGTCGATTCGAGGCCATCAACCTATTCCCACTCGGCAAAGATACCATTGTCGAACATGCTGGTGGCGTTACAGTCTATCAAGGAAACAAAGTAAGAGGTCGTGCCGGTGACGATGGCGGTCAGATTGCCCTAAACATTAAATCTAGCGACGCTCTGTCTTTCCAACTCGCTACGATATATGGCGATGATGACGCTAACGGCGACGACAACACAGCCTTTTCAGGTATCCGCCCGACAGTGACTTACGCAACCGATGGCATGTCTATTTCAGCCGGCTTCGAACAAATAAAGTACGATGGTACATCCTCAACTAACGATGTCAGCCAGTCCGGTTTTTCCATAACAGCCAATTTCGATGTGGGTGGCGCAAACATCAACCTATCAGCTGCAAAAATGGAAGATGACGAAAGCAAACAAGAAGTCATGTCATGGGCTGCAAATATGACAAGCGGAGATTTTGGTGTTGGCATCATTTCCTCTAATGAAGACAATGCCACTGGTGATGACCCGAGCGTTCTTACAACATACGCAGCTTATACAATGCCGCTGCTAGATATCGACGCGGCGTCCATGACGTTAGCAGCTTCGTACTCTAAAGCAGACAAAGTTGCCGCTACGACAAACGACGAGACAATCGCAACCCGACTACGCTTTAATTACGCGTTTTAA
- a CDS encoding CoA transferase subunit A: protein MAGFNKVVRSYEDALKGLEDGMTVLAGGFGLCGIPENLIAEIQRKGTRGLTVVSNNCGVDGFGLGLLLEKKQIKKMVSSYVGENALFEQQLLSGELEVELTPQGTLAEKMRAGGAGIPAFFTATGVGTPVAEGKEIRVFNGKEYLMETAIKGDFAIVKGWKADKYGNVMYRHTAQNFNPLAATAGVVTVVEVEELVEVGELEPSQIHTPGIYVDRVIQGTFEKRIEQKTIKSSEV, encoded by the coding sequence ATGGCTGGTTTTAATAAAGTCGTGCGCTCCTATGAAGACGCTCTGAAAGGCCTAGAAGATGGCATGACCGTTCTAGCAGGCGGTTTTGGGTTGTGCGGCATACCTGAAAACCTTATCGCAGAAATCCAACGAAAAGGCACGCGCGGGCTCACCGTGGTTTCCAACAATTGTGGTGTAGACGGCTTTGGCTTAGGCCTGCTACTGGAAAAGAAGCAAATTAAGAAAATGGTGTCGTCCTACGTCGGCGAAAACGCGCTGTTTGAACAACAACTCTTATCTGGTGAGTTAGAAGTAGAGCTCACACCTCAAGGCACACTTGCCGAAAAAATGCGCGCTGGCGGCGCTGGCATCCCGGCGTTCTTCACCGCCACAGGCGTTGGCACTCCCGTGGCCGAAGGCAAAGAAATTCGCGTATTTAATGGCAAAGAGTACCTAATGGAAACAGCCATTAAGGGCGATTTCGCTATTGTTAAGGGCTGGAAAGCGGACAAGTATGGCAATGTAATGTATCGCCATACCGCGCAAAACTTTAACCCGCTAGCGGCAACCGCAGGTGTCGTAACCGTCGTCGAAGTCGAAGAGTTAGTTGAAGTCGGTGAATTGGAGCCGTCTCAAATACACACCCCCGGTATCTATGTTGACCGCGTTATCCAAGGCACGTTTGAAAAGCGCATCGAACAGAAAACAATAAAAAGCAGTGAGGTCTAA
- a CDS encoding LysR family transcriptional regulator: MNVKQMKVFLAVAESMSFASAANQLSLSQPALSLSIKSLEESLGGKLFERTTRTIALTPEGNALVPIAKRLLNDWQNSEEEIRQRFALQKGKISIAAMPSFAASLLPKAIKNYHDSFPNIQVAIDDVLSDTVVEMVSASQVELGIAFEPYQTKGLHFFPLFEDRFIAILPNNHALNAHASLTWEALLKYDFITLQRPSSVRAMIENALKEVNIDFTVAFDAHQLATVGRMVSEGLGVAVVPALCRQQAEEQGVVCKQISGPIVSRHVGVVCKSRSSLSVAATAMLDVLRKTYR; encoded by the coding sequence ATGAACGTCAAACAAATGAAAGTGTTTCTAGCGGTTGCGGAGTCCATGAGTTTTGCCAGCGCGGCAAATCAGCTCAGCCTCTCTCAACCCGCGTTAAGCTTGTCGATAAAGAGCTTAGAAGAATCGCTCGGTGGAAAGTTGTTTGAGCGCACAACACGAACCATTGCCTTGACGCCAGAAGGTAACGCGCTCGTACCCATAGCCAAGCGTCTATTAAATGATTGGCAAAATTCAGAAGAAGAAATTCGTCAAAGGTTTGCTTTGCAAAAGGGGAAAATCAGCATCGCCGCGATGCCTTCTTTTGCAGCGTCTTTGTTGCCAAAGGCGATCAAAAACTACCACGACTCGTTTCCAAATATTCAAGTAGCGATCGACGATGTTCTGTCAGACACGGTGGTCGAAATGGTGAGCGCCAGTCAGGTTGAACTTGGTATCGCGTTTGAGCCTTATCAGACGAAAGGATTACACTTCTTCCCTTTATTCGAAGACAGGTTTATCGCGATTTTACCGAATAATCATGCGTTAAACGCGCATGCATCTTTAACTTGGGAAGCATTACTGAAATACGACTTTATTACTCTACAGCGCCCCTCTAGCGTGAGAGCAATGATCGAAAATGCGTTAAAAGAAGTGAATATCGATTTTACGGTTGCCTTTGATGCTCACCAGCTTGCCACCGTTGGACGAATGGTGAGCGAAGGGTTGGGCGTCGCCGTGGTGCCTGCATTGTGTCGACAACAAGCAGAGGAACAAGGTGTGGTTTGTAAGCAGATTTCTGGCCCTATTGTCAGTCGTCATGTTGGGGTGGTGTGTAAGTCTCGATCCAGCCTTTCTGTCGCGGCGACAGCTATGCTGGATGTGTTGAGGAAGACGTATCGATAA
- a CDS encoding EAL domain-containing protein, giving the protein MGYIKSQLVKFGIFLSYLPKPSWSSTALVSLICIFVILNTAHFRTIGDEFISLNKYAHDVALRNQQVSFQAQKVLALASELSDQSCDNNNLNQLRRIRARYHYIEDVSYTQNNAIHCSAVWGKLDSPFQLTAPDSDDASGEGLSFWRSADYLTGEFEQRTLLKIKNVIVAISPAAYLDINRRSTKTGVVMYNDNTGFVYFTLDDMPSDYVAKAINHEASFKDWLPLPNAIITEKRCDHSRNFCSVAIDRKLGLYAKPFTYSASLVVLGIIVGIVLSFVIQYRKFAPRALLSKLRFAIKRELVFPLYQPKIHLQSGRIIGVEALARWVDDTDGFISPDTFISLAEQNGDILKLTKVIVRKTLKDLHTFLEADRSLSVNINVAASDLGELDFFDFIYREMSLYNIHNNQIVFEVTERSAMDHDVLINSAKRLTRDGYKLSLDDFGTGFSNLSWLSSLEPDEVKIDMMFTQAIGTQTVNQITLDGIFQLLEALDTCAVFEGIETEKELEYILSRSLNSNGQGWYYSKAVDRTELSRMLKEQPYLT; this is encoded by the coding sequence TTGGGCTACATTAAAAGTCAGCTAGTAAAATTTGGGATATTTTTATCCTACTTACCAAAGCCTTCTTGGTCATCCACGGCTCTGGTAAGTTTGATCTGTATCTTTGTTATTTTAAACACAGCGCACTTTCGTACTATTGGCGATGAGTTTATTTCTTTAAACAAATACGCTCATGATGTAGCCCTAAGAAACCAACAAGTTAGCTTTCAGGCACAAAAAGTACTGGCACTTGCCTCCGAACTATCCGACCAATCCTGCGATAATAATAACTTAAATCAGCTACGACGCATTCGCGCACGCTATCACTACATTGAAGACGTTAGCTATACACAAAACAACGCGATCCACTGTAGTGCCGTTTGGGGAAAACTAGACTCGCCATTTCAACTAACAGCACCAGATTCAGACGACGCGAGTGGAGAAGGCTTGTCTTTCTGGCGCTCAGCGGACTATCTCACCGGAGAGTTCGAGCAACGGACACTGCTAAAAATAAAAAATGTCATCGTCGCGATATCGCCCGCCGCATACTTAGACATTAACCGACGGTCCACAAAAACAGGAGTAGTGATGTACAACGACAACACTGGCTTTGTGTATTTTACCTTAGACGATATGCCATCCGACTATGTCGCCAAAGCCATTAATCATGAGGCGTCATTTAAAGATTGGCTTCCTCTGCCAAATGCCATCATCACTGAAAAGCGCTGTGATCACTCCAGAAATTTTTGCTCTGTCGCTATCGATAGAAAACTAGGCTTATACGCAAAGCCCTTTACCTACAGCGCCTCGCTCGTGGTACTGGGCATTATCGTCGGTATCGTCCTATCTTTTGTTATCCAATATAGGAAGTTTGCGCCTAGGGCATTGCTCAGCAAGCTGCGTTTTGCCATAAAGCGAGAACTCGTTTTTCCACTGTATCAACCCAAAATACACTTGCAATCAGGACGCATTATCGGGGTGGAAGCCTTGGCTCGCTGGGTCGATGACACAGACGGTTTTATTTCACCGGATACATTTATCTCCCTTGCAGAACAAAATGGCGACATACTAAAGCTCACGAAAGTCATCGTTCGTAAAACGCTAAAGGATTTACACACATTCCTAGAAGCCGATCGCTCACTGTCAGTCAATATCAACGTCGCTGCTAGCGATCTAGGCGAACTCGACTTCTTTGACTTTATCTACCGAGAAATGAGTCTATACAACATCCACAACAATCAAATCGTCTTTGAAGTCACCGAGCGCTCAGCCATGGATCATGACGTGCTCATTAACTCTGCGAAACGACTCACTCGCGATGGCTACAAACTTTCATTGGATGATTTTGGCACCGGCTTTTCGAATCTGTCTTGGTTGAGCTCTTTGGAGCCAGATGAAGTCAAAATCGACATGATGTTTACCCAAGCAATCGGCACCCAAACGGTTAATCAAATAACGCTTGATGGGATCTTCCAGCTTTTAGAGGCTTTGGATACGTGTGCAGTATTCGAAGGAATCGAAACAGAAAAGGAATTAGAGTACATTCTGAGCCGCTCTCTAAACTCTAATGGACAAGGTTGGTATTACAGTAAAGCGGTTGATAGAACAGAGCTGAGCAGAATGCTAAAAGAACAGCCCTATTTAACGTAG
- a CDS encoding DEAD/DEAH box helicase: MSFSSLGLSAPILDAIKSQGYSEPSPIQAMAIPAVLEGKDVMAAAQTGTGKTAGFTLPILELLSKGEKARSNNVRALVLTPTRELAAQVHENAAAYSQNLPLRAEVVFGGVKINPQMMKLRRGVDVLVATPGRLLDLFSQNAISFKQLEILVLDEADRMLDMGFIHDIKRILKLLPKERQTLLFSATFSDDIRELAQNVVKDAVEVSVTPPNTTVEVIRQSLIPVDKSKKSAALKFLIQSRDLSQVLVFSRTKHGANRLATLFQKAGIEAAAIHGNKSQGARTKALAGFKSGEIRVLVATDIAARGIDIDQLPHVVNFDLPNVPADYVHRIGRTGRAGATGEAISLVSEDEADQLSDIENLIRKPIPRDYLEGFKPVNEVRETRISDKVKKPKKPKKPKSRSTSRHNNGQRSGELARGHKPTGQR; this comes from the coding sequence ATGTCATTTTCTTCTTTGGGGCTATCTGCTCCTATTCTGGATGCTATTAAGTCCCAAGGGTATTCCGAACCATCACCAATACAAGCCATGGCTATTCCCGCCGTTTTAGAAGGGAAAGACGTTATGGCGGCGGCGCAAACGGGTACGGGTAAAACCGCTGGGTTTACGTTGCCAATACTTGAGCTGCTATCTAAGGGCGAAAAGGCTCGTAGTAATAATGTTAGGGCTTTGGTATTAACACCGACTCGAGAACTTGCAGCACAGGTTCACGAAAATGCGGCAGCCTATTCTCAGAACTTGCCTCTTCGCGCTGAAGTCGTATTTGGTGGCGTTAAAATCAACCCACAAATGATGAAGTTAAGACGCGGCGTTGACGTTCTCGTTGCGACACCGGGTCGATTGCTGGATCTGTTCTCTCAAAATGCAATTTCATTTAAGCAGCTTGAAATTCTGGTATTGGATGAAGCAGACCGCATGTTGGACATGGGTTTTATTCACGATATTAAACGTATTCTGAAACTCTTACCTAAAGAACGTCAGACTTTGCTTTTCTCTGCGACGTTTTCTGATGATATTCGAGAATTGGCGCAAAATGTGGTTAAAGACGCTGTTGAGGTTTCTGTTACGCCACCTAATACCACGGTAGAGGTGATCAGGCAGAGCCTTATCCCAGTGGATAAGTCGAAGAAAAGTGCGGCGTTAAAGTTTTTGATACAGTCGCGCGACTTAAGCCAAGTGTTGGTTTTCTCTCGTACGAAGCACGGCGCTAACCGATTAGCGACCCTGTTCCAAAAAGCAGGCATTGAAGCGGCGGCGATTCATGGCAACAAAAGCCAAGGCGCCAGAACAAAGGCGTTAGCTGGCTTTAAGTCTGGCGAAATCAGAGTGCTGGTGGCCACAGACATTGCCGCTCGTGGTATCGATATTGACCAGCTTCCACATGTTGTTAATTTTGATTTACCCAATGTTCCAGCGGACTATGTGCATCGAATTGGCCGAACTGGCCGCGCGGGTGCAACGGGTGAAGCGATCTCTTTGGTGAGCGAGGATGAAGCGGATCAGTTATCTGATATTGAGAATTTGATTCGTAAACCGATTCCACGTGATTACTTGGAAGGATTTAAACCTGTCAACGAAGTTCGTGAGACGAGAATTTCGGATAAAGTAAAAAAACCGAAAAAACCAAAGAAGCCAAAAAGCCGAAGTACGTCTCGCCATAATAATGGCCAGCGTTCGGGAGAGCTGGCAAGAGGTCATAAGCCGACTGGTCAGCGTTAG